One Falco naumanni isolate bFalNau1 chromosome 12, bFalNau1.pat, whole genome shotgun sequence genomic region harbors:
- the KLC4 gene encoding kinesin light chain 4 isoform X3 — MSTMVYPREEKLDKLSQEEIISNTKLVMQGLEALKNEHNSILHSLLETIKCLKKDEEANLVHEKSNLLRKSVEMIELGLGEAQVMMALSNHLNAVESEKQKLRAQVRRLCQENQWLRDELANTQQKLQRSEQTVAQLEEEKKHLEFMNQLKKYDEDVSPSEEKEGDSAKDSLDDLFPNEEEEHGPGLPHQHSSAVAAAQQGGYEIPARLRTLHNLVIQYASQGRYEVAVPLCKQALEDLEKTSGHDHPDVATMLNILALVYRDQNKYKEAAHLLNDALSIREKTLGKDHPAVAATLNNLAVLYGKRGKYKEAEPLCKRALEIREKVLGKDHPDVAKQLNNLALLCQNQGKYDEVEYYYCRALEIYESCLGPDDPNVAKTKNNLASCYLKQGKYKDAEVLYKEILTRAHVKEFGSVDDEHKPIWMHAEEREEMSKSKHRDSAPYAEYGGWYKACKVSSPTVNTTLRNLGALYRRQGKLEAAETLEECAVRSRRQGIDPINQTKVVEILKEGDGMERRRSLGSSVKYENATDGSEEVSMGVEWSGA; from the exons ATGTCCACCATGGTGTACCCAAGGGAGGAGAAACTGGACAAACTGAGCCAAGAGGAGATAATTTCCAACACCAAGCTGGTGATGCAGGGACTGGAGGCACTCAAGAATGAACACAACTCCATCCTGCACAGCTTACTGGAGACCATCAAGTGCCtgaagaaagatgaagaagcCAATCTTGTGCATGAGAAATCCAACCTGCTCCGCAAGTCAGTGGAGATGATTGAACTGGGGCTTGGAGAAGCTCAG GTGATGATGGCATTGTCCAACCATCTGAATGCTGTGGAGtcagagaagcagaagctgcGTGCTCAGGTGCGGAGACTGTGCCAGGAAAACCAGTGGCTGCGTGACGAGCTTGCCAACacccagcagaagctgcagcgCAGTGAACAAACTGTGgctcagctggaggaggagaagaaacacCTTGAGTTTATGAACCAGCTGAAGAAGTATGATGAGGATGTCTCACCTTCG gaggagaaggagggtgACTCCGCCAAAGACTCTCTGGATGATCTGTTCCCgaatgaggaggaggagcatGGTCCTGGAT tgccccaccagcacagcagtgcagtggcagctgcccagcagggagGCTATGAGATTCCTGCACGCTTGCGCACTCTCCACAACCTTGTCATCCAGTACGCATCACAGGGACGTTATGAAGTGGCTGTGCCGCTCTGCAAGCAAGCGCTGGAGGACCTGGAGAAGACATCAGGCCATGATCACCCTGATGTGGCTACTATGCTGAACATCCTGGCGCTAGTGTACAG GGATCAGAATAAGTACAAAGAGGCAGCACACCTCTTGAATGATGCACTTTCCATCCGTGAGAAGACTCTGGGCAAAGACCACCCAGCG GTGGCAGCGACTCTGAACAATCTGGCTGTTCTCTATGGCAAGAGAGGGAAGTACAAAGAAGCAGAGCCACTGTGTAAGCGAGCCCTGGAGATTCGTGAGAAG GTCCTAGGCAAAGACCATCCTGATGTGGCCAAGCAGCTGAACAATCTAGCCCTGCTGTGCCAGAACCAGGGCAAATATGATGAGGTGGAGTACTATTACTGCCGGGCTCTGGAGATCTACGAGAGCTGCCTGGGTCCTGATGACCCCAATGTGGCCAAGACCAAGAACAACCTG GCTTCCTGTTACCTGAAGCAAGGCAAATACAAAGATGCAGAGGTGCTGTATAAGGAGATCCTTACCCGTGCTCACGTGAAGGAGTTTGGCTCTGTGGATG ATGAACACAAGCCAATCTGGATGCATGcggaggagagagaggagatgAGCAAG AGCAAACACAGAGACAGTGCTCCCTATGCTGAGTATGGCGGCTGGTACAAGGCCTGTAAGGTTAGCAG CCCAACTGTGAACACCACTCTGAGGAACCTGGGTGCGCTGTACCGACGCCAGGGCAAGCTAGAAGCAGCTGAGACCTTGGAGGAGTGTGCGGTTCGCTCTCGGCGGCAG GGCATTGACCCAATCAACCAGACAAAGGTGGTGGAGATCCTGAAGGAGGGCGATGGCATGGAGAGACGTCGGAGCCTGGGGAGCAGCGTCAAGTACGAGAATGCCACAGACGGTAGCGAGGAAGTGAGTATGGGCGTGGAATGGAGCGGG GCTTAA
- the MRPL2 gene encoding 39S ribosomal protein L2, mitochondrial isoform X2, with protein sequence MAAALCRAFRALLWPAASLPAGLPAGPPASLRLPGGALAAACRGLGGSAPRCTTDPMWKCRIKYTVRPVGMKKTGGRDHTGRIRVRGIGGGHKRRYRMIDFQRLRYEEGAAPQPFTEKVINVRYDPCRSADIALVAGGNRKRWIIATENMQPGDIITNSPHIGRMAGTCGVLLRKVNGTAIVQLPSKRHMQVLETCVATVGRVSNVDHNKRVIGKAGRNRWLGKRPHTGLWHRKGGWAGRKIKPLPPMKSYVNLPRVTAQE encoded by the exons ATGGCGGCGGCCTTATGCCGCGCCTTCAGGGCGCTCCTGTGGCCGGCCGCTTCGCTGCCCGCCGGGCTgcccgccgggccgcccgcctcgCTCCGCCTCCCGGGGGGCGCGCTGGCGGCTGCCTGCCGAGGGTTGGGCGGCTCGGCGCCGCGCTGCACCACAGACCCCATGTGGAAGTGCCGGATCAAGTACACGGTGCGGCCCGTGGGCATGAAGAAGACGGGCGGCCGAGACCACACAG GCCGCATCCGCGTTCGGGGCATCGGCGGGGGACACAAGCGGCGGTACCGCATGATCGATTTCCAGCGGCTGCGCTACGAGGAGGGCGCCGCGCCGCAGCCCTTCACTGAGAAGGTCATCAACGTCCGATACGACCCTTGTAG GTCGGCTGACATCGCCCTGGTGGCCGGCGGCAACCGGAAGCGTTGGATCATTGCCACGGAGAACATGCAGCCAGGGGACATCATCACGAACTCCCCTCACATTGGCAGAATGGCAG ggacttGTGGGGTGCTGCTGAGGAAAGTGAATGGGACAGCCATCGTGCAGCTGCCCTCCAAGAGGCATATGCAG GTGCTGGAGACTTGCGTGGCCACGGTGGGCCGTGTGTCCAACGTCGACCACAACAAGCGGGTGATCGGGAAGGCAGGCCGGAATCGCTGGCTTGGCAAGCGCCCACACACAGGCCTGTGGCATCGCAagggtggctgggctgggcgcAAGATCAAGCCTCTCCCGCCCATGAAGAGCTACGTCAACCTGCCGCGGGTTACAGCACAGGAGTGA
- the MRPL2 gene encoding 39S ribosomal protein L2, mitochondrial isoform X1, with translation MAAALCRAFRALLWPAASLPAGLPAGPPASLRLPGGALAAACRGLGGSAPRCTTDPMWKCRIKYTVRPVGMKKTGGRDHTGRIRVRGIGGGHKRRYRMIDFQRLRYEEGAAPQPFTEKVINVRYDPCRSADIALVAGGNRKRWIIATENMQPGDIITNSPHIGRMAVSANEGDAYPLGALPVGTLICNLESHPGKGAQYIRAAGTCGVLLRKVNGTAIVQLPSKRHMQVLETCVATVGRVSNVDHNKRVIGKAGRNRWLGKRPHTGLWHRKGGWAGRKIKPLPPMKSYVNLPRVTAQE, from the exons ATGGCGGCGGCCTTATGCCGCGCCTTCAGGGCGCTCCTGTGGCCGGCCGCTTCGCTGCCCGCCGGGCTgcccgccgggccgcccgcctcgCTCCGCCTCCCGGGGGGCGCGCTGGCGGCTGCCTGCCGAGGGTTGGGCGGCTCGGCGCCGCGCTGCACCACAGACCCCATGTGGAAGTGCCGGATCAAGTACACGGTGCGGCCCGTGGGCATGAAGAAGACGGGCGGCCGAGACCACACAG GCCGCATCCGCGTTCGGGGCATCGGCGGGGGACACAAGCGGCGGTACCGCATGATCGATTTCCAGCGGCTGCGCTACGAGGAGGGCGCCGCGCCGCAGCCCTTCACTGAGAAGGTCATCAACGTCCGATACGACCCTTGTAG GTCGGCTGACATCGCCCTGGTGGCCGGCGGCAACCGGAAGCGTTGGATCATTGCCACGGAGAACATGCAGCCAGGGGACATCATCACGAACTCCCCTCACATTGGCAGAATGGCAG TGTCAGCTAATGAAGGGGATGCCTACCCACTGGGGGCTCTGCCTGTTGGCACGCTGATCTGCAACCTGGAGAGCCACCCTGGGAAGGGAGCGCAGTACATCCGGGCAGCTG ggacttGTGGGGTGCTGCTGAGGAAAGTGAATGGGACAGCCATCGTGCAGCTGCCCTCCAAGAGGCATATGCAG GTGCTGGAGACTTGCGTGGCCACGGTGGGCCGTGTGTCCAACGTCGACCACAACAAGCGGGTGATCGGGAAGGCAGGCCGGAATCGCTGGCTTGGCAAGCGCCCACACACAGGCCTGTGGCATCGCAagggtggctgggctgggcgcAAGATCAAGCCTCTCCCGCCCATGAAGAGCTACGTCAACCTGCCGCGGGTTACAGCACAGGAGTGA
- the KLC4 gene encoding kinesin light chain 4 isoform X4, with the protein MSTMVYPREEKLDKLSQEEIISNTKLVMQGLEALKNEHNSILHSLLETIKCLKKDEEANLVHEKSNLLRKSVEMIELGLGEAQVMMALSNHLNAVESEKQKLRAQVRRLCQENQWLRDELANTQQKLQRSEQTVAQLEEEKKHLEFMNQLKKYDEDVSPSEEKEGDSAKDSLDDLFPNEEEEHGPGLPHQHSSAVAAAQQGGYEIPARLRTLHNLVIQYASQGRYEVAVPLCKQALEDLEKTSGHDHPDVATMLNILALVYRDQNKYKEAAHLLNDALSIREKTLGKDHPAVAATLNNLAVLYGKRGKYKEAEPLCKRALEIREKVLGKDHPDVAKQLNNLALLCQNQGKYDEVEYYYCRALEIYESCLGPDDPNVAKTKNNLASCYLKQGKYKDAEVLYKEILTRAHVKEFGSVDDEHKPIWMHAEEREEMSKSKHRDSAPYAEYGGWYKACKVSSPTVNTTLRNLGALYRRQGKLEAAETLEECAVRSRRQGIDPINQTKVVEILKEGDGMERRRSLGSSVKYENATDGSEEA; encoded by the exons ATGTCCACCATGGTGTACCCAAGGGAGGAGAAACTGGACAAACTGAGCCAAGAGGAGATAATTTCCAACACCAAGCTGGTGATGCAGGGACTGGAGGCACTCAAGAATGAACACAACTCCATCCTGCACAGCTTACTGGAGACCATCAAGTGCCtgaagaaagatgaagaagcCAATCTTGTGCATGAGAAATCCAACCTGCTCCGCAAGTCAGTGGAGATGATTGAACTGGGGCTTGGAGAAGCTCAG GTGATGATGGCATTGTCCAACCATCTGAATGCTGTGGAGtcagagaagcagaagctgcGTGCTCAGGTGCGGAGACTGTGCCAGGAAAACCAGTGGCTGCGTGACGAGCTTGCCAACacccagcagaagctgcagcgCAGTGAACAAACTGTGgctcagctggaggaggagaagaaacacCTTGAGTTTATGAACCAGCTGAAGAAGTATGATGAGGATGTCTCACCTTCG gaggagaaggagggtgACTCCGCCAAAGACTCTCTGGATGATCTGTTCCCgaatgaggaggaggagcatGGTCCTGGAT tgccccaccagcacagcagtgcagtggcagctgcccagcagggagGCTATGAGATTCCTGCACGCTTGCGCACTCTCCACAACCTTGTCATCCAGTACGCATCACAGGGACGTTATGAAGTGGCTGTGCCGCTCTGCAAGCAAGCGCTGGAGGACCTGGAGAAGACATCAGGCCATGATCACCCTGATGTGGCTACTATGCTGAACATCCTGGCGCTAGTGTACAG GGATCAGAATAAGTACAAAGAGGCAGCACACCTCTTGAATGATGCACTTTCCATCCGTGAGAAGACTCTGGGCAAAGACCACCCAGCG GTGGCAGCGACTCTGAACAATCTGGCTGTTCTCTATGGCAAGAGAGGGAAGTACAAAGAAGCAGAGCCACTGTGTAAGCGAGCCCTGGAGATTCGTGAGAAG GTCCTAGGCAAAGACCATCCTGATGTGGCCAAGCAGCTGAACAATCTAGCCCTGCTGTGCCAGAACCAGGGCAAATATGATGAGGTGGAGTACTATTACTGCCGGGCTCTGGAGATCTACGAGAGCTGCCTGGGTCCTGATGACCCCAATGTGGCCAAGACCAAGAACAACCTG GCTTCCTGTTACCTGAAGCAAGGCAAATACAAAGATGCAGAGGTGCTGTATAAGGAGATCCTTACCCGTGCTCACGTGAAGGAGTTTGGCTCTGTGGATG ATGAACACAAGCCAATCTGGATGCATGcggaggagagagaggagatgAGCAAG AGCAAACACAGAGACAGTGCTCCCTATGCTGAGTATGGCGGCTGGTACAAGGCCTGTAAGGTTAGCAG CCCAACTGTGAACACCACTCTGAGGAACCTGGGTGCGCTGTACCGACGCCAGGGCAAGCTAGAAGCAGCTGAGACCTTGGAGGAGTGTGCGGTTCGCTCTCGGCGGCAG GGCATTGACCCAATCAACCAGACAAAGGTGGTGGAGATCCTGAAGGAGGGCGATGGCATGGAGAGACGTCGGAGCCTGGGGAGCAGCGTCAAGTACGAGAATGCCACAGACGGTAGCGAGGAA GCTTAA